The genomic stretch actagagaaaaaaacaaacgTATACATATAACTCAATCATTCAGTTGTACcttgaaaccaacacaatattgttaattaactgtactccaatagaaaaaaaaaaggaattataaaGGCAGGCAGGGAAAAATGACAGTAACTTCTAAAAATACCCATGTTAGGCTGTCAGCATATTTCTAAGTAGAAACTATACAATTCAGGATAGAGTGGAGTGGCATACTCAAAATATTGAAAGACAATAACTGTCAGTCAAAAATAATCTACACAGATGTATTATTCAGATATGAAGGTGAAATTGGTACAGCTATTATGAAGAAAACTATGGAGcgtcttaaaaaattaaacataaaactatCATTATCAAACAATCCTGATTGggggcatatatctgaagaaaagcaTAATTGTCTCCCAAAAAAACAAATGCTGAGGGAATTTATAACCTCTAAATCCACTTTACAAAAAGTGCTGAAAGGAACCCTTTTCCtacaaacaaaaaggaaaagtacaCAAAACTTTGAGTAGGATgacaaatagaaaattaataaattcaataagAATATTCATAGATACTTTTTGGTAGcaaattcacaaaagaaaaaggataatTTATGACAGCAATAATATAAAAAtccaaagagagaaaataaagttagGTTAGGCTAATAAAATCAAAATGCTATCAGGAGAAATGGCTACTTTATCTATGATACATTTTATATAAGCCTCATGGTGACCACAAATCAAAGGAAACccccaaaaaagtgaaaaaaaaattaaagcagaaacaaaacaataaggaaaaggaaaacatcatAGAAACCTACCAAACTAGAAGGGCAGagtgaaacacacacaaaatagaatCAATCAAGATATAGGGTAACCAGAAAATCAAAGTTAAAATGGCAGTACTGAGTTTTCTCAATATCTTCATATATTGATGATGACCCAaaatgtaaataagttaattcacTAATCAAAAGACTAAGTTGCTGCTATTTACAGTAACCAAATCATGGAATCAACTTAAAAGTCGGTTGGCTTTTAatccagatgaatggattaaagtGTGGTGTAtagatataatggaatattactcaaccataaaatgaatgaatagtgTGATTTGCAGCAACATCAATGAACCTAgggatgatcatactaagtgaagtaagtcagaaagccaaagtcaaataccatatgatatcacttgtatgtggaaactaaaatatgatgcaaatgagcatatttacaaaacagaaacagactcacagacatagaaaacaaactcatttctaaaatgaggGAGTAGGagggatagattaggagtttgTAATAGCAGATAAACCTACtatatatcaatataaaatagataaataacaaggtcttaatgtatagcataggaaactatatccaatatcttgtaataagatgtaatggaaaactgaattattttgctgtataccagaaactaacacaacactgtaaatcaaatgtatttcagttaaaaaataaaaaaaggcaaagtgactagatggattttttaaaaatacagctaaGTGCTGCATCCAGGAGACTCAGTTCTAAATATAAACATAGTCTCAAAATGAAGTAATGGAAGAGCATGCTCTGAGCAAAtggcagccaaaaagaaatagaggtagGCATATTCATATCAGAGGATACTTCAAGGCAAAGTGTATAACAAGAGACAATATGGATagtatataatgataaaagggccAATTCATGAAAAAGGCATAACATTTACTAATACATAAGAGCACCAAGATACACAAAACAATCATTATCAGAACTAAAGGGATAAATTGACAACAGCATAATAATAATAGAGAAATTTAACATCAAAACTATGCAAAAGATAGATTATCAatatagaaaatcaataagggaaaaaatgtttcaaatgaaaCATTAGACAGATAAACTTACCAGATTTATACAGACTATTCTATTCAAAAGCACTATAATGCACACTACTTTCAAGTGCATGTGGAATATTCTCAAGGGTAGACCATATGTTGGGACACAAAATAATCTCAATAAACTTAAGAAGTTTGAAATAATATTAAACATGTTTTCTGGCTATAATGGTATGAAACTAGGAATCAACTATaaaaaagctagaaaaataaaaaaaaatgtggagactaaacaacatgctaatGTACAAACAatggaccaaaaataaatttaaaaatacctggagacaaacaaaaatggaaatacaaaatgcCAGATTCTATGGGCTACAGCAAAACTGTACTATATAAAGTTTATAGTTATATAGGCCTACCTAACTCaagatacaagaaaaaaatcaaacaatctaACCTTACATTGAAAATAACTAGGGAAAATGCAAAGCCCAAAGTCAGTACAAGGAAGTAAATAATAAAGGTCAGAGTGGAAataattaaatgatttaaaaggCAATGAAAAAGATCAGTGAgattaaaagctttttaaaaaagacacaacTGACAATTTTTTGCTAGACTGAGGGGAAAAAggctaaaataaaatgagaaacaaaaaaagaatagttaAAATGAATTGAATAAAAATACAGAGGATTAAAAGAGAATACAATGAACTGCTGTTTGTCAGCAAATTGGACagccaagaagaaagaaattccTAGAAGCATACCACCTTTCAagatttaatcattaaaaaacagaaaatctgagtAGAATGGTCACTATGAAGAGATTGAAATGATCAAAACCTCCCCAAAACAAAAttctaggaccagatggcttcactagttagttttcacaaatatttaaagacTTAATATCTATTTTCTCaatctctttcaaaaaaattaaagacaaaggagCATTTCTCAACTCATTTTACAAGGTCCAAAATATCAttataccaaaaccaaagaagtACAAAACTAATTAGGATAATTTCAGTTCAATATCCTTGATGAATgtagatgtaaaaattctcaacaaaatataagCACACTGAATATGTCAGTGCATTGAATGGATTGTACACTACaaacaagtgggatttattccagggttGCAGGGATGGCTCAATATCTGCAAAATAATCAACATGATACACcacattgacaaaatgaaagataaaaaaaaacaagatcatcttaatatatgcagaaaaacattttttaaactttatttttttcaattgaaagataattgttttacataattttgttttctgtcaaatatcaacatgaattagccataagtatacatatatcccctccctcttgaacttccctcccatttccatccccatcccacccctctaggttgatacagaacccctgttttagtttcctgagatatacagcaaatttccattggctatgtattttacatatggtaatgtaagtttccatgttactctctccacacatgTCAGCCTCTCCTCCTCTCTACCCATATtgataagtctgttctctatgtctgtttctccattgctgttctacaaataaattcttcagtaccatctttctagatttgtATATATGATTTAggatatatttatctttctctttctgacttagttcactctgtattataggctctagattcatccacctcattagaactgactcaaacacgttcctttttatagttgagtaatattccatttggtATATTTACCacaacctctttatccattcgtctgttgatagacatctaaGTCGATTCCATGTTATAGCTATTGTAAACATTACTGCAATGAAAAATGTGCTACATGGGTCCTTTTCAATTTtcgtttcctcagggtatatggctaggagtgggattgctgggtcatatggtggttttattccttgtTATTAAAGGAACCTtgataccatcttccatagtgactgaatcaatttacattcccactaacagagcaagagggttcccttttctccacaaagtctccagcatttattgtttgtagactatttgatagtcattctgactgatgtgaggtgataccttattgcagttttgatttgcatttctttaatagtgaatgaagttgagcatcttttcaagtgtttgttatacatctgtatgtcttctttggagtaatgtctgtttaggtgattttcccactttttgaatgggttttttgtttttctaatattgagctgtatgagctacttgtatattttggaaattaatcctttgtcagttatttcatttgctattattttctcccattctgagggttatcttttcaccttgtttatagtttcctttgttgttcaaaagcttttaagtttaatcaggtcctacttttttacttttgttcttaTTTCCGTTACTGTAGGAGGTGTTTGCTTTGGAAGATCTTTCTTAGATTTATATCATCAAATGTTCTGCCTAGGTTTTCCTCCAACAGTATTATAGATTATAgtattacatttaggtctttaagcttgtgcttcaaccagcccatattttgcatgatgtactctgcatataagttaaataagcaggtgaaaatatacagtgacaatatacagccttgatgtccccctttcctgatttggaaccagtctgttgttccatgttcagttctaacagttgcttcttaacctgcatacagatttctcaggaggcaggtaaggtggttggtattcccatctctttaagaattttctacagttggttgtgatccaaacaaagactttggtgtagtcaataaagcagaagtagatgttattctggaactctcttgctttctcaatgatccaaccGATATTGACAagttgatctctgattcctctgccttttccaaatccagcttcaATATCTGGAAATTACTGGTCCCcctactgttgaagtctggcctggagaattttgagcaatactttgctagcatgtgagatgaatgcaattgtgcagtagtttgaaaattGTTTGTCATtatctttcttagggattggaatgaaaactgaccttttctggtcctgtggctactgctgagctttccaaagatgttggcatattgggtgcaacactttcacatcatctttcaagatttgaaatagctcaactgggtcCATCAGAACAAGtcccagttttcccctcagttagtctctcccatcaggaagtttccgtAAGTCTGTCATCCTtatccattagagggcagacagaatgaaaaccacaatcacagaaaaaataaaaataaaactgatctcatggaccacagccttgtctaactcagtgaaactatgagccatggcaTGTAGGGACACCCAAGATGTATGGGTCATGGTACAGAGTTCTGAAAAattgtggttcactggagaagggaattgcaaaccacttcattatttttgcttgagatccccatgaacagattgaaaaagcaaaatgataggacactgaaaggtgcaatccccaagtcagtaggtgcccaatatgctactggacaacagtggagaaatatctccagaaagaatgaagagttggtgccaaaacaaaaacaacacccagttgtgtatgtgacgggtgatggaagtaaggtccaatgctataaagaataatacagcatagaaacctggaatgttaggtccatgaatcaaggcaaattggaagtggttaaacaggagatggcaagagtgaacattgacattttaggaatcagtgaactaaatggactggaatgggctaatttaactcagatgatcattatatccactactgtgggcaagaatacgttagaagaaatggagtagccctcatagtcaacaaaacagtttgaaatgcagtatgtggatgcaatctcaaaagtgacagaatgatctctgttcattccccaggcaaaccattcaatatcacagtaatccaaagtTATGCCCCAGTCAGTAATGTTGAAGGCactaaagttgaacagttctatgaagacctacaagatcttctagaactaaaatccccccaaaatgtatttttctttataggggatggaatgcaaaagtgggaagtcaagagatacctggagtaacaggtaaatttggccttggagtacaaaatgaagcaggtcaaaggctaacagagtgttGCCAAGATAATGCACTGGTCTTAGCAAACACTGTTTTCCAaccacacaagagaagacactacacatggacatcacctgatgctcaatatcgaaatcagatttATTTAGTATGGCCCCATctatcagagcaagacccagatttcCCCAACAGCCAgtcctcccatcaggaaacttccataagcctcttatccttatccaccagagggcagacagaatggaaaccacaatcacagaaaactaaccaaaaagaTCTCATgggccttgtctaactcagtgaaactatgaccCATGCCACGTAAAGCCACCCAAAACAGAAGGgtaatggtggagagttctgacaaaatgtgatccactggggaagggaataacaaattttcagtgtttttttccttcagaaacccatgaacaggatgaaaaagcaaaaagataggacactgaaagataaactccccagatcggtagatgcccaatatgctactggagaagagtggagaaatagccccagaaagaataaagatgcTGAGACAAAGTAAAACCAATACCcagttggatgtgactggtgatggaagtaaattctgatgctgtaaagaacaatactacataggaacctggaatgtcaagttcgtgaatcaaggtaaattggaagtggtcaaacaggagatagtaAGAGTGACTACtgacattttagtaatcagtgaactaaaatggaccagaaagggcaaatttaattcagatgatcattgcatctactactgtgggcaagaatcccttaggaggtATGGAGTTGCCCTcagtcaaaaaaagagtctgaaatgcaggacttgggtgcaatctcaaaatgacagaatgatctctctctatgtccaaggcaaaccattcactatcacagtaatccaattctatgccccaaccattaataccaaagaagctgaagtctgAAGTTGAATGGGCCTATGAAGATCTACAaagccttctagaactaatactaaaaaaaaaaaaaagttccttttcatcataggggattggaatgcaaaagaaagaagtcaaCATATatatggagtaacaggcaagattGGTCTTGGAGTTTGAATGAAtcatggcaaaggctaacagagttgagacaagagaacacactggtcataacaaacaccctctttcaacagtATAAGAGAAGACGCTACACCTGGACATCATCAAATGGTCAATATTCTTTGCAGGAAGAGATGGctaaactctatacagtcagccaaagtgagaccaggagctgactgtggctcagaccatgtactccttattgccaaattcagacttattttgaacaaagtagggaaaaccaccagaccattcagttatgacctaaatcaaatttcttatgattatacagtggaagtgacaaatagattcacgggattagatctgatagagtgcctgaagaactgtggataaAGGGCCATagcattgtataggaggcagtgatcaaaaccagctccaagaaaaataaatgaaaaaagccaagatgattgtctgaggaggccttacaaatagctgagaaaagaagcaaaatgaaaggcaaaggggaaaagaaagatatacccatctgaatgcagagatccaaagacaagcaaggagagattagaaggTCTTCCTAGATGAACAATGtaaaaattagaggaaaacaatacaatgggaaatactagagatctcttcaagaaaatacagatatgaagggaacattttatgcataGATGgtcaaataaaggacagaaatggcatggaccttacagaagcagaaaatattaagaagaggtggcaagaaggcacagaagaactatacaaaatagatcttaatgacccagcaAATCACGATGGTTTattcacttacctagagccagacattctggagtatgaagtcaagtgggccttaggaagcccacaaacaaagatagtggaggtgatggaattttagttgagctatttcaaatcctaaaagatgatgttgtgaaagtactgcactcaatatgccagcaacatTGTAAAGCTCAGCATTggcacaagactggaaaaggtcagttttcattctaatcccaaagaaaggcagtgccaaagaatgttcaaactactgcacaattgcactcatctcacacgctagcaaagtaatgctcaaaattctccaagccaggctttaacagtacatgaagtGTGAACTTCCataagttcaagctggatttagaaaagagacaggaaccagatatcaaattgcaaGCATTCGTTGAATCATAGATAAAGGAAgagaattacaggaaaaaaaaaaatctacttctgtttcattgactactctaaagcctttgactgtgtggatcatgatcaTCTgtcaaaaattcttcaagagatggaaataccagaccaccttacctgcctcttgagacacctgtatgcaagtcaagaagtaacagttagaactagtcatggaacaatggactggctccaaatcgggaaGGAGTACAAatgctctatattgtcaccctgcttatttaacttctatgcagattacatcatgcagaatgcctggctggatgaggtacaagctggaaacaagactgCCTGGAgagatatcagtaacctcagctgACCctacccttacagcagaaagtgaagaagaactaaaaagcctcttgatgaaagtgaaagaggagagtgaaaatgttggcttaaaaatcaTCATTCAAAAAAAGTAACGTCAttacatccagtcccatcacttaatgtcAAATAGATGGTTAACCAATGGAAACgataagagactttattttcttggactccagaaacatgtagatggtgactgcagccatgaaattaaaagacacttgctcctttcaagaaaagctatgacaaacctagatagcatatttaaaaagtggcgacattacattgccaacaaaggtatgtctaggcaaacctatggtttttccagcaatcatgtatggatgtgagagttggagtatagaGAATGTTGAGCTCCAaataattgatgattttgaactgtggttttgaagaagaatcttgacagtcccttggactgcaaggagatcaaactcgTCAATCCCACAGGAaattagtcttgaatattcactgaaagaactgaTTCTGAacctaaaactccaatattttggcccactggtgtgaagaaataactccTTGAATATAAAACTgtcatgctaaaaaaaaaaaaaaaacaaaaaacaaaaaactgtcatGCTGTGAAAGATTcgaggcagggggagaaggggacaacagagtatgagatggttggatggcatcaccagctcaatggacatgagtttgtcaagctccaggagttgatgatggacagggaaacctggcgtgtttcagtccatggggttgcagaaactgacatgactgagtgactgaactgaactgaataggggGAAGTTATTACAGAAAGCATACATTAACTGACTGGAAGGGGAAAACAGATCACAGTACAGTAGTAGGAAATTTAATATTTCAATTTCACCAATAGATAGATTTTGCAGACAGAATAGCAACAATGAAATATTGACCTTGAATTAAATATTAAACCAAGTAAACCTAAGAAACATATACAGAACATTTCATAAAACAGCAGCAAAATTTGCATTATTTTCAAGTGCAGCTGAAACATTCTTCAACAAGCATCTATCTCATCAAAATTCATATACAATTAGAGATCAATAATAAGACAGATGTTTTTCATTATAAGAAATTGTATTAAAAGGAAGAAGGACAAAatagaaaagacagaaacaaagacaaaatacttagggacagagacccatcctggggagggagccaTGAAGGAGGAGAAATTTCCACACAGTAGGAAATCCTCTCATAGTcatgtctgtggggagttttggaatctcagaggataacataaatggaagggaaaaaaaagaaaagaaaaggaaaaaatcccACAGAATATACACCTAACTGCAACTACACTCAGAGATGGGGAAGTGGCACAGACACTTGTGTCAGATACCTGTGAGTGGGGtctggggaggaaggcaggggctgcaacatcagtccttagaGTAAGGACATGGCCTGAACGTCCTGAGGACAATCTGGGAGAGAtgatgtgagatagcaacccaaaccgtgggttctccaaaaagaaaaaaaaaaaatcctgcaaaaGGTTCTAATGCCTCACAGTGATACCTGTCACTCTCACAGAACAAAAGACTGAACAAATATCAAAGGAGAGCAAGCCCGCTGATATATAGGGCCTTCcctccctggaggcagagaggcaggcctCCCAAAAGCTGGAGCCAAAAGGTAAGGGGCTGCTGTAATCTCAGCCCTGAGGGGATCTTCctccaaactgtgagcaggctgccAGTATCTAGCCtcctcttcctgggatcctggatggttgacatctgtcaggagtgtcacagcctgagatcagctcctcagaagagacacatggcacatTTGGGACTGTGTTGTTGCAGCACACCCAGGAGACTGAGCAGCCGGGATCCAGGAGGTAAATAAGACACATGGCCCACATAGGACAGTGCAATCGTCAAGCACCTGATCACTTGAGCTGTTCAGACACGGGAAGGGCACAAAAATGAACAGTCCATCTGGGTCTGAGCCCCTATGAAGCACCAAAGAACCTGagaggcttagacctgggaagtgcatgaaaTGCACGGTCCACTTGGGACAGTGTCCTTGCAGAATACCCTGAAGCTTGGGCAGTGTGGACCCAGGAAGCATTCACTGCCTTGGGCTGTGGCAAACCCAATGAGGGCCATTCACTGTAagtgctccccacacatgccagcagTACTTGTTTATAGTGTCCCTTCTTCtccacaacacaactgaacaagtgaacctaaataAGAGGCCATCTTCACCCCCTTGTGTTCAGGGTAGAAATTAGACActaaagagacttgcaaacagaagaagccaaaataaacaaagaagggggGACCTCTCTGGGAGTGACAGTTTCAACAGATTAAACCCTGCCATTAACACTAGGACTGTGCATTTGAGGGACACCTATACATCTTGAGAAAAAGTAGAAGCCAGATCAAGGGACTATGTgacactgaactgaacccacagtgcccacaacagctccagagaaattcatatatatatatatatatatatatatatatatatatatatatatatatatatatatatattacagttatcatttttagttaaaaattagTTCTTTGTAACtcctttaactttctttttttttttttttttttttttgtgaaaaaaCAAACCGCAAAAAACACTTTAATTCCAGCCTAACAGCACCAGGTGCAATGTCTGGGGACAGACTCTGGGTACAATGCTGTGTGGAGACCACTCACTCACACTCGGCTCCAAGAAGGCCCCCAAGGGGGACTTACCTTCAGGGGGCTGAACcaaggggggagggggtggccccAGAACAGGGGGCCGGGACAGGCATGGGGAAAGGGTGCTACTTCTTggcaaaagagatcttcatggcGTTGTTCTGGGTGATCTTGAAGCCCTGCAGGGCGTCTCGAGCGGCCCCTGCCTGCACCTCATTGTCAAACTCCACGAAGGCGATGTCGTGCCGCCCAGGAACCAGCCGGACCTCCTTGAACCCAGGGAACTGGTTGAAAAGCATGGAAAGCATGAGCTCGTTGGTCTCCTCTGGCAGGTTGGTGAGGAACAAGATGTGATTTGGTGGATTTTCTGAAAGAGGCTGAGCAGGTGGCATCTGCCCCGGCATAAGCTGCTGTGGCGGCATGGCCCCCGGCGGGAGCTGGCCGGGCGCTAGTCCTGGAGGCGGGATCATGCCCGGCGGCGGCATGTAAGGGGGCTGGCCTGGCATGTGGTGCATGATGCGGGGCGCCTGAGTCATCGGCGGCATGCCCGGGACAGGCCCTTGCACAGCGCCCACCACAGGGGCAGCCGCCCCTCCCTGCACGGCCTTTTTGGCAGCTGGGGTCTCCTGGCTCTTGggcttcctcttctccctcttgcGGTCCCGCTCCACGAAGGTGCCCTTCATTTTGGCAATGATATCCGAGTCGGTCTTGGCGTATTGGATGCGCATGGGCTTGTCGTAGAAGGGGAAGCCCTGCATGGAACGCAGGGCGTTGGTGGCGCTGCTGACCTCCTTGAAAATGACAAAGGCCTGGCCTCTCATCTTCAGGCTTCGTGACACCAGGATATCCAGGATCTGGCCAAACTGGGAGAAGATGGCATACAGGGATTTCTTCAGCTCATCCTTCTTGATCTTCTCATTGAGATTGTTGATATAAATAGTGTGGTTGGGGCGGGTCTCGGGAACTGCCATGGAGTAAGTTGC from Cervus elaphus chromosome X, mCerEla1.1, whole genome shotgun sequence encodes the following:
- the LOC122690684 gene encoding U1 small nuclear ribonucleoprotein A, giving the protein MAVPETRPNHTIYINNLNEKIKKDELKKSLYAIFSQFGQILDILVSRSLKMRGQAFVIFKEVSSATNALRSMQGFPFYDKPMRIQYAKTDSDIIAKMKGTFVERDRKREKRKPKSQETPAAKKAVQGGAAAPVVGAVQGPVPGMPPMTQAPRIMHHMPGQPPYMPPPGMIPPPGLAPGQLPPGAMPPQQLMPGQMPPAQPLSENPPNHILFLTNLPEETNELMLSMLFNQFPGFKEVRLVPGRHDIAFVEFDNEVQAGAARDALQGFKITQNNAMKISFAKK